From Rickettsia endosymbiont of Ceutorhynchus obstrictus, a single genomic window includes:
- a CDS encoding DUF3883 domain-containing protein — MGWILLNETGVAIASDSGEKLLTLAETKQKLQQSILDFINVKHPFWLQNAAFGRKKLLLYVHSEIYQVFLEAGLVESVDEDIVKFWDILASRARGLQNDLLLSIGRHGERLTLNYEKARTGYQPKWVSIESNEDGYDVLSVISNNDKTKLSIEVKTTKNGIDALFYLTRNEWERAIDTESHCFHLWDLSNDIQKLAVVTMKDIENHISIDKGKGEWQHLAIPFSIFAEKFTNIIAC; from the coding sequence ATGGGATGGATATTGCTTAATGAAACGGGCGTAGCTATCGCTTCCGACTCAGGAGAAAAATTATTAACCCTAGCAGAAACAAAACAAAAGCTTCAACAATCAATATTAGATTTTATTAACGTCAAACATCCTTTTTGGCTACAAAATGCCGCTTTTGGTAGAAAAAAACTACTTTTATATGTACATTCTGAAATATATCAAGTTTTTCTGGAAGCAGGCTTAGTAGAAAGTGTAGATGAAGATATAGTAAAATTTTGGGATATACTTGCTTCAAGAGCAAGAGGTCTACAAAATGATTTACTATTATCTATCGGAAGGCACGGCGAACGTCTTACGCTTAACTATGAAAAAGCACGTACCGGTTATCAACCTAAATGGGTTTCGATAGAATCGAATGAAGATGGATATGATGTGTTGTCCGTTATTAGCAATAACGATAAAACAAAGCTATCAATTGAAGTAAAAACTACCAAAAACGGCATAGATGCACTTTTTTATCTCACTCGCAATGAATGGGAACGTGCCATTGACACAGAATCGCATTGCTTTCATTTATGGGATTTAAGCAACGATATTCAAAAACTTGCAGTAGTTACTATGAAAGACATAGAAAATCATATTTCTATTGATAAAGGTAAAGGGGAATGGCAGCACCTTGCTATACCGTTTTCGATATTTGCAGAAAAATTTACAAATATAATCGCTTGTTAA
- a CDS encoding transposase, producing MSYPSELRDEEWEIIKEYFAYKKKGRKIKIDRRSIVNAIFYQSRTGCQWRYLPKEYPNYKIVNEYYNKWNRRGLWQKINEELVSRCRESMGKKSKSENWNN from the coding sequence ATGAGCTATCCAAGTGAATTACGGGACGAAGAGTGGGAAATAATAAAAGAATATTTTGCCTATAAGAAGAAAGGAAGGAAAATAAAAATAGATAGAAGATCAATAGTAAATGCAATATTTTATCAGAGCCGTACAGGGTGTCAGTGGCGATATTTACCAAAAGAATATCCAAATTATAAAATAGTTAATGAATATTATAATAAATGGAATCGTAGAGGATTATGGCAAAAGATAAATGAAGAACTTGTTTCAAGATGCCGAGAATCAATGGGGAAAAAAAGCAAGTCCGAGAATTGGAATAATTGA
- a CDS encoding IS5 family transposase, protein MKNLFQDAENQWGKKASPRIGIIDSQSIKNTQRSEVKGYDAGKKIKGIKRHIVTDANGLLLAVNVHSASIQDRDGAKESLLVAKNKYPSIERFFADGGYSGNLQNWCFLNTKSLLSVVKRKSEKFEILPIRWIVERTFGWLNNFRRLSKHYEHTVKSATNQIYIAMIRLMLNKLIC, encoded by the coding sequence ATGAAGAACTTGTTTCAAGATGCCGAGAATCAATGGGGAAAAAAAGCAAGTCCGAGAATTGGAATAATTGATTCGCAATCAATTAAGAATACGCAAAGAAGTGAAGTAAAAGGGTATGATGCCGGTAAAAAGATAAAAGGAATAAAGCGTCATATAGTAACAGATGCAAATGGTTTATTACTAGCTGTTAATGTACATTCAGCAAGTATACAAGATAGAGACGGTGCTAAAGAAAGCTTGCTTGTAGCAAAGAATAAATATCCATCAATTGAAAGATTTTTTGCAGATGGAGGCTATAGTGGTAATTTACAAAATTGGTGTTTTTTGAATACAAAATCATTGTTATCTGTAGTAAAGAGAAAATCAGAAAAATTTGAAATCTTACCGATTAGATGGATAGTAGAGCGTACTTTTGGTTGGTTAAATAATTTCAGAAGGTTAAGTAAACATTACGAACATACTGTCAAATCTGCTACTAATCAGATTTATATTGCTATGATTCGGTTAATGCTTAATAAACTGATTTGTTAA
- a CDS encoding SNF2-related protein translates to MLKIAYRDKDRKALIGWEEIDYAQPWLEPIKRLIFDNSDKAQQEGGYQLSLPWWTFISLRSQFGQLLKGYEIQIGENLEIETKAELLLRQSTQNNHDYQKAKELYAVKIEDLLSKLKEVGFSRLLTTQQERNICKIAALPAAATFSVPGAGKTTEALATFFFKATSDEGLLVIAPKNAFGAWDEQLEACMPNIYKNFTRLRGGTDKINRLLESRPRFMLITYQQLPRVRELIAGYLSRYKTHVFLDESHRIKSGLEKQTPQTILSIAHLPVGKLIMSGTPMPQAVEDLIPQFTFLYPEIPVTGNNVIELIKPIYVRTNKAELGLPPVTRVVRKLHMAPVQYELYNLMKFEVSREAATALNNGTKQALRILGRSVAKLLQFVSNPALLSREIGFVHSNLLQAVLAEGDGPKLKYVLKRARELVRNNQKVLIWSSFVKNVEYIAQRLVDLGAVYIHGGVDAGDEDDDETREGKIKLFHDDPNVKIMVANPAAASEGVSLHKICHHAIYLDRTFNAAHYLQSEDRIHRLGLSPNEQTNIEIVECTGTIDETVRERLNFKVGKMAEALEDSSLKIDPIPIDPISTDDPEDYVIGLLPEDIEALLRDFKKKNF, encoded by the coding sequence ATGCTTAAAATTGCCTATAGAGATAAAGACAGAAAAGCATTGATTGGATGGGAAGAAATTGATTATGCTCAACCATGGCTTGAGCCTATAAAACGCCTAATTTTTGATAATTCGGATAAAGCACAACAGGAAGGCGGTTATCAGCTATCATTACCCTGGTGGACTTTTATTTCATTGCGTTCGCAATTTGGTCAACTTTTAAAAGGATACGAGATACAAATAGGTGAAAACCTTGAAATTGAAACAAAAGCAGAGCTATTACTTAGGCAATCAACTCAAAATAACCATGATTACCAAAAAGCGAAAGAGCTTTATGCTGTAAAAATTGAAGATTTATTATCAAAATTAAAAGAAGTGGGGTTTTCTCGTCTACTTACTACTCAACAAGAACGTAATATATGTAAAATTGCCGCTTTGCCGGCAGCAGCAACCTTTTCAGTCCCTGGTGCCGGGAAAACAACAGAGGCATTAGCTACTTTTTTTTTCAAAGCAACATCTGATGAAGGTTTATTAGTTATTGCTCCTAAAAATGCTTTTGGAGCTTGGGATGAACAACTTGAAGCTTGTATGCCGAATATTTATAAAAATTTTACTAGGCTACGCGGCGGGACAGATAAGATTAATAGACTTCTGGAAAGTCGTCCTCGTTTCATGTTGATAACTTACCAGCAATTACCACGCGTTAGAGAGTTAATAGCCGGATATTTAAGTCGTTATAAGACCCATGTATTTCTTGATGAAAGTCATAGAATAAAAAGTGGCCTTGAGAAACAAACACCTCAAACAATACTTAGTATCGCACACTTACCGGTCGGTAAATTAATAATGTCGGGAACTCCAATGCCTCAAGCCGTAGAAGATCTAATCCCACAATTCACTTTTTTATATCCTGAAATTCCTGTTACCGGTAATAACGTTATAGAGTTAATAAAGCCTATATATGTTCGGACTAATAAGGCTGAGTTAGGGTTACCGCCCGTTACTCGAGTTGTTCGGAAGTTACATATGGCTCCTGTTCAGTATGAATTATATAATCTTATGAAATTTGAAGTTTCACGCGAAGCTGCTACTGCTTTAAATAATGGAACTAAACAAGCTCTTCGTATTCTTGGAAGATCGGTAGCAAAATTGCTGCAATTTGTTTCTAACCCCGCTCTTTTGTCACGAGAAATTGGCTTTGTACATTCTAACTTGTTACAAGCAGTACTTGCAGAAGGCGACGGACCAAAACTTAAATATGTTTTAAAACGTGCTAGAGAATTAGTACGTAATAATCAAAAAGTTTTAATTTGGTCTTCTTTTGTAAAAAATGTCGAATATATTGCACAGAGATTAGTCGACTTAGGAGCAGTATATATTCACGGTGGAGTAGATGCGGGCGACGAGGATGACGATGAAACACGAGAAGGAAAAATCAAGCTATTTCATGATGATCCGAATGTAAAAATTATGGTAGCAAACCCTGCTGCCGCAAGTGAAGGAGTAAGTCTTCACAAGATTTGTCATCATGCTATATATCTAGATAGAACATTTAATGCTGCACATTATTTACAATCTGAAGACCGAATACATAGGCTAGGTCTTAGCCCAAATGAACAAACAAATATTGAAATAGTTGAATGCACAGGAACTATTGACGAAACGGTACGTGAAAGACTAAATTTTAAGGTTGGAAAAATGGCAGAAGCCTTAGAAGACTCAAGCTTAAAAATCGACCCTATACCTATCGATCCTATTTCTACCGATGATCCGGAAGATTACGTGATAGGTCTCTTACCGGAAGATATTGAAGCATTATTACGAGATTTTAAAAAGAAGAATTTTTGA
- a CDS encoding BglII/BstYI family type II restriction endonuclease yields the protein MRYCSISHFEGDQVVTKDILNEVADAINQVAIKVSKGAASKIRDDLLRYLVTKGWSSNVTISRESGITITSLKDKVGLCLQTGNIARMYADLIKLQKLYIDKIINSAVMIVPTYSSSKILGSNITNAVRLEKELTIFKKVIFVPIIIFAIE from the coding sequence ATGAGATACTGTTCAATAAGCCATTTTGAAGGTGATCAAGTTGTGACTAAGGATATCCTTAATGAGGTTGCAGACGCAATAAATCAAGTAGCTATAAAAGTCAGTAAGGGGGCTGCTTCAAAAATACGTGATGACCTCCTTAGATACTTGGTTACAAAAGGCTGGTCTTCTAATGTCACTATTTCTAGAGAGTCGGGAATTACTATTACTTCGCTAAAAGATAAGGTCGGTCTTTGTCTACAAACCGGTAATATTGCTAGAATGTATGCAGACTTAATCAAGCTCCAAAAACTTTACATTGATAAAATAATCAATTCAGCAGTGATGATTGTTCCCACATACTCATCTTCTAAGATTTTAGGCAGTAATATTACTAATGCCGTACGTCTTGAAAAGGAGCTTACAATATTTAAGAAAGTAATTTTTGTACCTATTATAATTTTTGCGATAGAGTAA
- a CDS encoding site-specific DNA-methyltransferase: MKSSTQEYSKPLLLNILNKQTPSLDKIDYAVWLGDVEKFLSNLPMEPIFDLIITSPPYNIGKPYEKKNDLQIYLEWQKRIIDQLIPRLKSTGSICWQVGNFIDNGYIVPLDIEFAPMFKEHKLQMRNRIIWHFGHGLHSKKRFSGRYEVVLWYTKSNEYTFNLDDVRVPSKYPGKRHFKGPKAGQLSGHPLGKNPDDIWNIPNVKSNHVEKTSHPCQFPVGLIERLTLAITDKSDLIFDPFAGVASAGVAAAIHSRRFWGCELNKEYAKIGITRLEEALKGQARYRPHDKPLYDHTKSNLSLMPENLNLSLKSEEKK, encoded by the coding sequence ATGAAATCAAGTACTCAAGAATACTCTAAGCCTCTATTATTGAATATTTTGAATAAACAAACTCCATCATTAGATAAAATTGATTATGCGGTATGGCTTGGTGATGTAGAAAAATTTTTATCAAATCTTCCTATGGAACCGATATTTGACCTAATTATAACCTCTCCTCCTTATAATATAGGTAAACCTTATGAAAAAAAAAATGATCTACAAATATATTTAGAATGGCAAAAAAGAATAATTGATCAGCTAATTCCACGATTAAAATCTACAGGAAGTATTTGCTGGCAAGTCGGTAATTTTATAGATAACGGTTATATCGTTCCTTTAGATATTGAATTTGCACCTATGTTTAAGGAACACAAATTACAAATGCGTAATCGTATTATTTGGCATTTTGGGCATGGGTTGCATTCTAAAAAACGCTTTTCCGGTCGTTATGAGGTTGTTTTATGGTATACAAAATCTAATGAATATACATTTAACCTTGACGATGTACGAGTACCTTCAAAATATCCCGGGAAAAGGCATTTTAAAGGTCCAAAAGCCGGTCAGCTATCGGGGCATCCTCTTGGTAAAAACCCTGATGACATTTGGAATATTCCGAATGTAAAAAGTAATCATGTTGAAAAGACAAGCCATCCGTGTCAATTTCCGGTGGGGCTTATAGAGCGTTTAACCTTAGCAATTACCGATAAATCAGATCTAATATTTGATCCATTTGCCGGAGTTGCTTCAGCAGGAGTGGCAGCTGCTATACACTCCCGACGTTTTTGGGGATGTGAATTAAATAAAGAATATGCAAAAATAGGTATTACCCGTTTGGAAGAAGCTTTAAAAGGGCAAGCTAGATATAGACCGCATGATAAACCTCTATATGACCATACTAAAAGTAATTTATCTTTAATGCCTGAAAATTTAAACTTATCTTTGAAATCAGAGGAAAAGAAATGA
- a CDS encoding LTA synthase family protein, with the protein MIKTLFNITAKTYLIFQLITRLSLCAYAVWHKQISFADLPLIFILGEVNDFISCVYFLPITLILTLLFHLILSRCEFLHRLFCYIFFCCFITFLIFISIAEITFWDEFGTKFNFIAVDYLIYTHEIIGTVKESMPYVEISTGIIAIAVVITYLLRNTLINAASSIQIKSRLTAIILLSLCSLLAFKFYAPEKLNFSNNRYARELSKNGPYEFFSAYFNNSLNYNSFYPIIDNTRALSVVRTLLQGNNQQFLSADSIERIITPKTLSRSKYNVVLITVESLSGKFMKSFGNSDNITPYLDKLADNGIFFTNLYATGTRTVRGLEAITLSVPPTPGSSIIRRPDNQNLFNIGTIFKQQGYQINFIFGGYSYFDNFQNYFAGNGYNIIDRGNLTANEISFANIWGVADEDIFNKSLEVADQDYKTGKPFFSLIMTTSNHRPYTFPENRIDLPSGGGRNAAVKYTDYAIGKFLEKAATKEWFDNTIFVITADHCAASAGKTELPVNKYHIPLIIYAPKILSPQKIANLASQIDIAPTIFGLLGFEYKSKFWGQDILNEPANRAFISTYQLLGFMKDEYLVILSPNSKPKTYKLSSDGKKQEILDLPALTEEAVSFYQTAYDFYTHGKMVE; encoded by the coding sequence ATGATAAAAACGTTATTTAATATCACCGCTAAAACTTATTTAATATTTCAGCTTATTACTAGGCTGTCCTTATGCGCTTATGCCGTATGGCATAAACAAATTTCTTTTGCCGATTTGCCGTTAATATTTATTCTAGGAGAAGTTAACGATTTCATATCCTGTGTTTATTTTCTGCCGATCACATTAATTTTAACCCTATTATTTCATTTAATATTATCAAGATGTGAATTTTTACATCGATTATTTTGTTATATATTTTTCTGCTGTTTCATCACTTTTTTGATTTTTATCTCAATTGCCGAAATTACCTTTTGGGACGAGTTCGGTACGAAGTTTAATTTTATTGCCGTTGACTATTTAATTTACACGCATGAAATTATCGGCACGGTAAAAGAATCTATGCCGTATGTCGAGATATCAACCGGCATTATTGCAATCGCTGTAGTGATTACTTATTTGCTAAGAAATACTTTAATTAATGCCGCAAGTAGCATACAAATTAAATCTCGTTTGACTGCGATAATTCTATTAAGTTTATGTAGTTTGCTGGCTTTTAAGTTCTATGCTCCCGAAAAACTTAATTTTTCTAATAACAGATATGCAAGAGAATTAAGCAAAAACGGTCCTTATGAATTTTTCTCGGCTTATTTTAATAATAGCTTAAATTATAATAGTTTTTACCCGATAATCGATAATACTCGCGCTTTAAGCGTGGTGCGTACACTACTTCAAGGTAATAATCAACAATTTTTATCTGCCGATTCCATAGAACGCATTATTACCCCAAAAACCTTATCCCGAAGTAAATATAACGTGGTGCTTATTACTGTTGAAAGCCTCAGCGGGAAATTTATGAAGAGCTTTGGGAATTCCGATAATATCACGCCGTACTTAGATAAACTCGCTGATAACGGTATATTTTTTACTAATCTATATGCTACGGGGACAAGAACCGTGCGAGGCTTAGAGGCTATTACTTTATCCGTACCGCCAACGCCCGGCTCTTCGATTATTAGAAGACCCGATAATCAAAATTTATTTAATATCGGCACTATTTTTAAACAACAAGGTTATCAAATTAATTTTATCTTCGGCGGCTATAGCTATTTTGATAATTTTCAGAATTATTTTGCAGGAAACGGTTATAATATAATTGACCGAGGTAACTTAACGGCAAATGAAATAAGTTTTGCAAATATTTGGGGAGTGGCGGACGAAGATATATTTAATAAATCCCTTGAGGTAGCTGATCAAGATTATAAAACCGGTAAGCCATTTTTTTCTTTGATTATGACAACTTCCAATCATCGTCCTTATACTTTTCCCGAAAATAGAATTGATTTACCTTCCGGCGGCGGACGTAATGCCGCAGTTAAATACACCGATTACGCAATCGGTAAATTTTTAGAGAAGGCAGCAACTAAAGAGTGGTTTGATAATACTATTTTTGTAATTACCGCCGATCACTGCGCTGCAAGTGCCGGTAAAACAGAGCTGCCGGTTAATAAATATCACATACCTTTAATTATTTATGCCCCTAAAATATTATCTCCGCAAAAAATAGCTAATTTAGCTAGCCAGATAGATATAGCTCCAACAATTTTCGGCTTATTGGGTTTTGAATATAAAAGTAAATTTTGGGGACAAGATATATTAAACGAGCCGGCAAATAGGGCTTTCATAAGTACTTATCAATTGCTGGGCTTTATGAAAGACGAATATTTAGTAATTCTAAGCCCGAACTCTAAGCCTAAAACTTATAAATTATCATCAGACGGCAAAAAACAGGAAATATTAGACCTCCCGGCTTTAACCGAAGAAGCCGTTAGCTTTTACCAAACCGCCTATGATTTTTATACCCACGGCAAGATGGTGGAGTAG
- a CDS encoding DNA translocase FtsK gives MLYYINKFFSNNKLQAVILSVIGFGIICALITYKTDDPCFNLVTQRYPNNLLGIFGAYLSDFLYQFFGIAAFILPICCFIWAKSRWLAQSKLLLVRIIVMLFTILSMATLFANLEIPYLQGSAGGAIGIASFNFLKQFTNQLYLLLIFSTFILFVILLEIKFTSLKDFTIKLYSILSYQIRNILSNLTPYLSLAKFLLPKKDEANQPRITPSYFSTQEKIKVTEISIAKPATNIRPKFFNKSTLLPKNEQSNLAPLPPIALLRNADNHHIKSDSSQELKQKSEKLLTVLSDFGVKGQIINISQGPVVTLYEFEPAAGTKTSRVVGLSDDIARSLSAISTRIAVIPGKNVLGIELPNKHREFFCLKELIETPEYQDQSILLPLILGKDLAGKPLIADLAKMPHLLVAGTTGSGKSVGINAMIVSLLYRYTPEECRLIMIDPKMLELSAYEGIPHLLTPVVTEPAKAVVALKWAVKEMENRYRMMSNIGVKNIAGYNAKILEAARQGKTLERTIQTGFDHETGKPIYETVEMNMDKLPFIVVIVDEMADLMLVAGKDIELSIQRLAQMARAAGIHIIMATQRPSVDVITGVIKANFPSRISFKVTSKIDSRTILGEQGSEQLLGMGDMLFMGNTSKITRVHGPFVDENEIEKITEYLKETGTPEYISAVTEQIDEGDAALENSSDDGTTDEMLYKRAVQIVQLERKASISYIQRSLRIGYNRAAILVEKMEQDGIISSPNHTGKREILLPDR, from the coding sequence GTGTTATATTATATAAATAAATTTTTTTCAAATAACAAACTACAAGCTGTTATTTTAAGCGTAATAGGTTTCGGCATTATTTGCGCTTTAATAACTTATAAAACCGATGATCCTTGCTTTAATTTAGTAACTCAAAGATATCCTAACAATTTATTAGGTATTTTCGGTGCATATTTATCGGATTTTTTGTATCAATTTTTTGGTATAGCCGCTTTTATTCTACCTATTTGTTGTTTTATTTGGGCGAAAAGCCGTTGGCTTGCTCAAAGTAAATTGTTGCTAGTACGTATAATTGTAATGTTATTTACTATCCTTAGTATGGCAACATTATTTGCAAATCTTGAGATACCATATTTGCAAGGAAGTGCCGGCGGCGCGATAGGGATAGCTAGCTTTAATTTTCTTAAGCAATTTACGAATCAACTTTATCTATTATTAATCTTCTCGACATTTATTTTATTCGTTATTTTACTTGAAATAAAATTTACCTCACTGAAGGATTTTACAATAAAATTATATAGCATTTTATCTTATCAAATACGTAATATCTTATCTAATTTAACGCCTTACCTATCGCTTGCAAAATTTTTATTGCCTAAAAAAGACGAAGCAAACCAGCCAAGAATTACTCCTTCTTATTTTTCTACTCAGGAAAAAATAAAAGTAACGGAAATAAGTATAGCTAAACCGGCAACTAATATCCGACCGAAATTTTTTAATAAATCTACGCTGTTACCAAAAAATGAACAAAGCAATCTAGCACCGTTACCGCCTATTGCATTACTGCGAAATGCTGATAATCACCATATAAAAAGTGATTCTTCTCAAGAGCTTAAACAAAAATCGGAAAAATTATTAACTGTTCTGAGTGACTTCGGCGTTAAAGGGCAAATTATTAATATTAGTCAAGGACCGGTGGTTACTTTATACGAGTTTGAGCCGGCAGCCGGTACAAAAACCTCAAGAGTAGTAGGGTTATCCGACGATATAGCAAGATCGCTTTCCGCCATTTCAACCAGAATCGCGGTAATACCCGGTAAAAATGTTCTCGGTATTGAATTACCGAATAAGCATAGAGAATTTTTTTGTTTAAAGGAGCTAATTGAAACGCCGGAATATCAAGATCAATCTATTTTATTGCCCCTAATTTTAGGGAAAGATTTAGCCGGCAAACCGTTAATCGCCGATTTGGCTAAAATGCCTCATTTACTAGTTGCAGGAACTACCGGCTCCGGTAAGTCGGTCGGAATTAATGCAATGATCGTCTCGCTATTATATCGTTATACCCCAGAAGAATGCCGCCTTATTATGATCGACCCGAAAATGCTGGAGCTATCTGCTTATGAAGGAATACCGCATTTACTGACTCCCGTCGTAACCGAACCTGCTAAAGCGGTGGTAGCTCTTAAATGGGCGGTGAAGGAAATGGAAAATCGTTATAGAATGATGTCGAATATCGGCGTTAAAAATATTGCCGGTTATAATGCTAAAATTTTAGAAGCAGCAAGACAAGGTAAAACCCTTGAACGTACTATTCAAACAGGATTTGATCATGAGACCGGCAAGCCTATTTATGAAACGGTAGAAATGAATATGGATAAATTACCGTTTATCGTGGTAATTGTTGATGAGATGGCTGATTTAATGTTAGTTGCCGGTAAAGATATCGAACTATCCATTCAAAGGCTCGCTCAAATGGCAAGGGCTGCAGGCATTCATATTATTATGGCGACGCAAAGACCTTCCGTAGACGTTATTACCGGCGTAATTAAAGCAAATTTCCCAAGCCGTATTAGTTTTAAAGTTACTTCCAAAATCGATAGTCGGACAATTTTAGGTGAGCAAGGCTCCGAGCAGTTACTCGGCATGGGAGACATGTTATTTATGGGTAATACTTCAAAAATTACCAGGGTACACGGGCCTTTTGTCGATGAAAATGAGATTGAGAAAATTACCGAATATTTAAAAGAAACCGGTACCCCTGAATATATTTCAGCAGTAACCGAACAGATCGATGAAGGAGATGCAGCTTTAGAGAATAGTAGCGACGACGGAACAACGGACGAAATGCTGTATAAAAGAGCAGTGCAGATAGTGCAGCTTGAACGTAAAGCTTCAATTAGCTATATTCAGCGATCGCTCCGAATCGGTTATAATAGAGCCGCTATTTTAGTTGAAAAGATGGAACAAGACGGCATAATTTCCTCACCGAATCACACCGGCAAAAGAGAAATATTATTACCGGATAGATGA
- a CDS encoding palindromic element RPE3 domain-containing protein — protein sequence MAQKLIQNPLLRSHEVAAAIQKSIVILNLFQDLLKKDAKNLFSMTKTRLPRRDYVPPRNDDSGIQLNSESFRQDKFKDEPAQRIRVGEHRRMSKICLYQAF from the coding sequence ATGGCTCAAAAATTAATACAAAACCCGTTATTGCGAAGCCACGAAGTGGCTGCGGCAATCCAGAAAAGCATAGTCATCCTGAATTTATTTCAGGATCTACTAAAAAAAGATGCGAAAAACTTGTTCAGCATGACTAAGACTAGATTGCCACGTCGGGACTACGTCCCTCCTCGCAATGACGATTCCGGTATACAGCTAAATTCAGAAAGCTTCAGACAAGATAAATTTAAAGACGAGCCTGCTCAACGTATTAGAGTAGGTGAGCACAGGCGAATGTCGAAAATTTGCTTGTATCAAGCTTTTTGA
- a CDS encoding TIGR02281 family clan AA aspartic protease — MTYKNLIKAVVIFGISGLAISFLYKFINEKFPHFFDDSQNLVAFFSALIILISFIYSFFGQNNLRKFFLQLSSWGIIFLVIIIGYAFRFELTYASQRVLSVLIPSYSWVNRQGEIVIARSGDGHFYLEALVNNVKINFMIDTGASDVALTQQDAKKLGFDLSKLKYSRIYLTANGASKAAPIILDSMVIGRVFKDIEGHIGIGNLDISLLGMSVLQRFKSFKINKDLLILSY, encoded by the coding sequence ATGACATATAAAAATCTTATAAAAGCAGTTGTTATTTTCGGCATTAGTGGGCTTGCTATTTCATTCTTATATAAATTTATAAATGAAAAATTTCCGCATTTTTTTGATGATTCTCAAAATCTTGTAGCATTTTTTTCAGCACTGATAATATTAATTAGTTTTATATATAGTTTTTTCGGTCAAAATAACTTACGAAAATTTTTTCTGCAACTATCAAGCTGGGGAATTATTTTTTTAGTTATAATAATCGGCTATGCTTTTAGGTTTGAATTAACTTATGCGAGTCAGCGAGTATTATCGGTATTAATTCCTTCATATAGCTGGGTTAATAGGCAGGGTGAAATTGTTATAGCCCGCAGCGGTGACGGACATTTTTATCTCGAAGCACTTGTAAACAACGTGAAAATAAACTTTATGATCGATACCGGCGCAAGTGATGTAGCTTTGACTCAGCAGGATGCTAAAAAATTAGGATTCGATTTATCTAAATTAAAATATAGCAGGATATATCTTACCGCTAACGGCGCAAGTAAAGCCGCTCCTATAATATTAGATAGCATGGTGATCGGTAGAGTATTTAAAGATATCGAAGGGCATATAGGCATCGGCAATCTAGATATTTCACTACTCGGTATGTCGGTACTTCAGCGTTTTAAAAGCTTTAAAATAAATAAGGATTTGTTAATACTGAGTTATTAA
- the rpsI gene encoding 30S ribosomal protein S9 produces MTKLKIKNEKEPLTQEKLLVKSPKESSENTNKFYATGKRKNAIARVWIKAGKGKVTVNEKNIDQYFTSNTHVKTILQPFILTKTSGQYDVICTVKGGGISGQKGAILHGIAKALDISAPEFHPLLRKGGFLTRDSRVVERKKYGQRKARKKTQFSKR; encoded by the coding sequence ATGACAAAATTAAAGATTAAAAACGAAAAAGAGCCTTTAACTCAAGAAAAATTGTTAGTTAAATCTCCTAAAGAAAGTTCAGAAAATACTAATAAGTTTTACGCTACAGGCAAAAGAAAAAATGCTATAGCTAGAGTTTGGATAAAAGCCGGCAAGGGTAAAGTAACGGTTAACGAAAAAAATATAGATCAATATTTTACTTCTAATACGCATGTTAAAACTATTTTACAACCCTTTATTTTAACAAAAACTAGCGGGCAATATGATGTAATTTGTACCGTCAAAGGCGGCGGAATTTCCGGACAAAAAGGTGCTATTTTACACGGCATTGCTAAAGCACTTGATATATCCGCTCCGGAATTTCATCCGCTTTTACGTAAAGGTGGATTTTTAACTCGTGATTCTAGAGTTGTAGAACGTAAAAAATACGGACAACGTAAAGCACGTAAGAAAACTCAATTCTCTAAACGTTAA